In Hallerella succinigenes, the following are encoded in one genomic region:
- the metK gene encoding methionine adenosyltransferase, with product MAHYLFTSESVSKGHPDKVCDQISDAILDACLAQDPDSRVACETLANTGLVVISGEISTKAVIDCQQIARKTIKSIGYVNPELAFDYKGCSVLVAVDKQSPDIAQGVDAKAAEGKEDDKQGAGDQGMMFGFAVNETKELMPLPISLAHKLVEEIQNLRENGKIKWLRPDAKSQVTVEYDENDKPVRVDTVVLSTQHDEFVNGKELKHSTIEKEIIKKLIKKVIPSKLLDKNTRFLINPTGKFVIGGPHGDCGLTGRKIIVDTYGGMGRHGGGAFSGKDPSKVDRSGAYAARYVAKNIVAAGLADRCEVQIAYAIGYSKPVSVLVNTFKTGKIDDRKIEEIVKKTFDLSPAGIVKMLDLKKPGYLATAALGHFGRTGTRFTWEKTDKAAILKKLAKV from the coding sequence ATGGCACATTATCTCTTCACTTCCGAATCCGTGTCCAAGGGACACCCAGACAAAGTTTGCGACCAAATTTCTGACGCAATTCTCGACGCCTGCCTTGCGCAGGATCCGGACAGTCGCGTCGCTTGCGAAACTCTAGCTAACACCGGTCTCGTCGTGATTTCCGGTGAAATTTCTACAAAAGCAGTTATCGATTGCCAGCAAATCGCACGCAAGACAATCAAGAGCATTGGCTATGTGAATCCGGAACTCGCTTTTGATTACAAAGGTTGCTCCGTCCTCGTAGCAGTAGACAAGCAGTCCCCAGACATTGCCCAGGGCGTAGATGCTAAAGCCGCCGAAGGCAAGGAAGACGATAAGCAGGGCGCAGGAGATCAAGGCATGATGTTCGGTTTCGCAGTCAACGAAACCAAGGAACTGATGCCGCTTCCGATTAGCCTTGCGCACAAACTCGTGGAAGAAATTCAGAACCTCCGCGAAAATGGAAAAATCAAATGGCTCCGTCCTGATGCAAAATCTCAGGTGACTGTCGAGTATGACGAAAACGACAAGCCGGTGCGCGTCGATACCGTGGTGCTCAGCACCCAACATGATGAATTCGTGAACGGCAAGGAACTCAAGCATTCCACTATTGAGAAGGAAATCATCAAAAAGCTCATCAAGAAGGTGATTCCCTCAAAACTTTTGGATAAGAATACTCGTTTTCTCATCAATCCGACCGGAAAGTTTGTCATTGGCGGTCCGCATGGTGACTGCGGTCTCACAGGCCGTAAGATCATTGTGGACACCTACGGTGGCATGGGCCGTCACGGCGGTGGCGCCTTCAGTGGCAAGGATCCGTCCAAGGTTGACCGAAGCGGAGCCTACGCGGCACGCTACGTTGCAAAGAACATCGTTGCCGCAGGCCTTGCAGACCGTTGCGAGGTGCAAATCGCTTATGCAATCGGATATTCCAAGCCGGTTTCCGTTCTCGTGAACACCTTCAAAACAGGCAAGATTGACGACCGCAAAATCGAAGAAATCGTCAAGAAAACCTTTGACCTTTCTCCGGCCGGCATCGTGAAAATGCTTGACTTGAAGAAGCCCGGTTACCTGGCAACCGCTGCACTCGGCCACTTCGGTCGCACAGGCACGCGCTTCACCTGGGAAAAAACAGACAAGGCTGCCATATTGAAGAAACTTGCGAAAGTGTAA
- a CDS encoding dimethylsulfonioproprionate lyase family protein — protein MPNFIDHLIEESKRFLNGRAQINDDIGQEAAKFVMREIPPSIGTFEKSNSPLIRWLEEAIQFGSSETEGLLKALKPVLPFLPWKYNYKPRPDMPDLGSRMGWGEILGPEAPFRDEHFCYGFTLLGKNTFYPAHYHPATELYIVLSGHAEWTLDGVTTVRHPGEFVLHPSNRIHSMRTTEEPLLALYTWSGEDVVTLSKYV, from the coding sequence ATGCCAAATTTCATAGACCACCTAATCGAAGAATCCAAGCGTTTTCTGAATGGACGTGCGCAAATAAACGACGACATCGGTCAAGAAGCAGCTAAATTCGTGATGCGAGAAATTCCACCCTCGATAGGGACTTTCGAAAAAAGTAATTCGCCGTTGATTCGTTGGCTTGAGGAAGCGATTCAATTTGGAAGTTCCGAAACAGAGGGCTTGTTAAAGGCTTTAAAACCGGTACTTCCTTTTTTACCATGGAAGTATAATTACAAGCCGCGTCCCGACATGCCTGATTTGGGCAGTCGAATGGGCTGGGGCGAAATTCTTGGTCCCGAAGCGCCTTTTCGCGATGAGCATTTTTGCTATGGATTTACGCTCTTGGGAAAGAATACGTTTTATCCGGCTCATTATCATCCTGCAACGGAACTTTATATCGTGCTTTCGGGACATGCTGAGTGGACTTTGGACGGTGTGACAACGGTTCGCCATCCGGGTGAATTTGTTCTGCACCCGTCGAATCGTATTCATTCTATGCGGACAACTGAAGAACCTCTGCTGGCTCTTTACACATGGAGCGGCGAAGATGTGGTGACGCTTTCGAAATATGTGTGA
- a CDS encoding ABC transporter substrate-binding protein has translation MAKEKGFFAEEGIDAKLIAADSETRKLGLSKGTYALTNSDFQFFQAIENGVDIKIVDGIHIGCIKVLVKKGSPYKKASDLRGKKIAVDEIGGTPHQAASLWLSLGGVSTKPEDNQVHFLPYADGNLALAALEQGQIDAAAIWDPLASAYEKSGKADVIMDVATDPVFAGRYCCFYYVSGILLEKEPGKIKALLRALEQAHAWISEHPEETVELMQAGKHSAIEDKEFATALIKSYEYQSPEQKIKSGRNLKADLHYFADLLHKVGYLQLNADEFTEKIYREVDWNK, from the coding sequence GTGGCGAAAGAAAAAGGATTCTTTGCCGAAGAAGGAATTGACGCGAAACTGATTGCGGCTGACAGTGAAACGCGTAAGCTGGGGCTTAGCAAGGGGACCTATGCGCTTACGAATTCGGACTTTCAGTTTTTCCAGGCGATTGAAAACGGTGTAGATATCAAGATTGTTGACGGTATTCACATCGGATGTATCAAGGTTCTGGTGAAAAAGGGGTCGCCTTACAAGAAAGCTTCTGACCTGAGGGGAAAAAAGATTGCTGTCGATGAAATTGGCGGTACTCCGCATCAGGCGGCTAGTCTTTGGCTGTCTTTAGGAGGCGTTTCGACAAAGCCTGAAGACAATCAGGTGCATTTCTTGCCGTATGCCGATGGCAACTTGGCACTTGCGGCTTTAGAACAGGGGCAGATTGATGCGGCGGCTATTTGGGATCCCCTCGCTTCTGCTTACGAAAAATCGGGCAAGGCAGACGTCATTATGGATGTGGCAACCGATCCTGTTTTCGCAGGTCGTTATTGCTGCTTCTATTATGTTTCGGGTATCCTTCTGGAAAAAGAACCGGGAAAAATCAAGGCTCTTCTCCGCGCTCTTGAACAGGCCCATGCTTGGATCAGTGAACATCCGGAAGAAACCGTGGAACTCATGCAGGCCGGTAAGCATTCCGCTATCGAAGACAAAGAATTTGCGACAGCACTCATCAAGTCGTACGAATACCAGTCTCCCGAACAGAAAATCAAGAGTGGTCGAAACTTGAAAGCCGATTTGCATTATTTTGCGGATCTGCTGCATAAAGTCGGATACCTGCAGCTGAATGCCGATGAATTCACCGAAAAAATCTACCGTGAAGTGGATTGGAATAAGTAA
- a CDS encoding LysR family transcriptional regulator, with product MTLQQLRYAVGIAETGSFNKATEKLYVSQPSLTAAIRDLEDELNILIFNRTSRGVTLTSEGEEFIAYSRELMEHYESVLEKYGKIGKRKKKFGVSTQHYSFAVKSFVETVKQFDTEKYDFAIRETRTKEVIEDVASFKSDIGILYLSDFNRKVIANLLEARDLEFHKLIDCKAYVYLRKEHPLANNKFITLKQLDDFPCLSFEQGDDGSFYFAEEILSTNEYKRTIKANDRATMLNLMIGLNGYTLCSGIICEELNGDDFRAVPFKDKSDEARCVMEIGYVCKRNMLLGMVGERYVECLKDYLDNVKS from the coding sequence ATGACTCTTCAACAGTTACGTTATGCGGTCGGAATTGCGGAAACCGGATCTTTTAACAAGGCGACAGAAAAACTCTATGTTTCCCAGCCATCTTTGACGGCGGCAATCCGGGATCTGGAAGATGAACTGAATATTCTGATTTTTAACCGAACAAGTCGCGGTGTTACGCTGACGAGTGAAGGAGAGGAGTTCATTGCATATTCCCGCGAACTGATGGAACATTATGAATCGGTTCTTGAAAAGTATGGCAAAATCGGCAAGCGCAAAAAGAAGTTTGGCGTTTCGACGCAGCACTATTCTTTTGCGGTGAAAAGCTTTGTGGAAACGGTAAAGCAGTTCGATACGGAAAAGTATGATTTTGCTATTCGAGAAACGCGTACAAAGGAAGTCATTGAAGACGTCGCTTCGTTCAAAAGCGATATTGGAATTCTTTACCTGAGCGATTTCAATCGGAAAGTCATTGCGAATTTACTAGAGGCTCGAGACCTCGAATTTCATAAGTTGATAGATTGCAAGGCTTATGTTTATTTGCGGAAGGAGCATCCCTTGGCAAATAACAAGTTTATTACGCTAAAGCAGTTGGACGATTTTCCGTGCCTTTCTTTTGAACAGGGGGATGATGGATCTTTTTACTTTGCGGAAGAAATTTTAAGTACCAATGAATATAAGCGGACGATCAAAGCCAACGACCGAGCGACGATGTTGAACTTGATGATTGGATTGAACGGCTATACGCTTTGCTCGGGTATCATTTGCGAAGAATTGAATGGGGACGACTTTCGGGCGGTTCCTTTCAAGGATAAAAGCGATGAAGCGCGTTGTGTGATGGAAATCGGATACGTTTGCAAACGGAATATGCTTTTGGGAATGGTCGGCGAACGTTATGTAGAATGCTTGAAGGATTATTTGGATAACGTCAAATCCTGA
- a CDS encoding trans-sulfuration enzyme family protein, translating into MFISKFIETKLILGGVDGDQATGAVNVPIYQTSTYRQAGLGENTGWEYSRTGNPTRAALEALIAELEGGVAGFAFASGMAATSTVLSLFKAGDRLIISSNVYGGTFRVLDKVFKNLGIHYSIEDTTNLETLETKITPDVKAFFVESPANPLLTVTDLSAVAQIAKNHGLLTIVDNTFMTPYLQRPLELGADIVVHSATKYLGGHSNLVAGLAVTSNKELADRLAFAQNAVGAVLGPFDSFLLIQGIKTLGVRLDRHTENALRIARYLETAEAVKKVYYPGLPTAQGYEINKRQAKNGGAMISFELNGNYDVRKFFKGLKLISLAESLGGVESLVCHPATMTHASIPKEIREKVGITDGLIRLSVGIEKVDDLILDLNSGIQASLT; encoded by the coding sequence ATGTTCATTTCAAAATTTATCGAGACGAAGCTTATCCTCGGGGGCGTTGACGGCGATCAGGCGACAGGAGCCGTGAACGTTCCTATTTACCAGACGTCTACTTACAGGCAGGCGGGGCTTGGCGAAAATACGGGCTGGGAATATTCCCGTACCGGGAATCCGACGCGTGCCGCTTTGGAAGCCTTGATTGCAGAGCTTGAAGGGGGCGTTGCGGGTTTTGCCTTTGCAAGCGGCATGGCTGCCACATCTACAGTGCTTTCTCTTTTTAAGGCGGGTGACCGCCTTATTATTTCGAGCAATGTGTATGGCGGAACATTCCGCGTCTTGGATAAGGTCTTCAAGAATCTGGGTATTCACTATTCCATTGAAGATACGACGAACCTGGAGACCTTGGAAACAAAGATTACGCCGGATGTGAAGGCCTTTTTTGTGGAAAGCCCTGCGAACCCGCTTTTGACAGTAACGGACCTTTCGGCGGTTGCACAGATTGCGAAAAACCATGGCCTTTTGACGATTGTGGACAACACATTCATGACTCCCTACTTGCAGCGACCGCTGGAATTGGGTGCCGATATCGTGGTGCATAGCGCTACCAAGTATCTGGGCGGTCACAGCAATCTTGTGGCGGGCCTTGCGGTGACAAGCAACAAGGAACTTGCCGACCGCTTGGCTTTTGCGCAGAATGCGGTCGGTGCGGTCCTGGGTCCCTTTGATTCCTTCCTGTTGATTCAGGGAATCAAGACCTTGGGCGTTCGCCTGGATCGTCATACAGAAAATGCGCTTCGCATCGCGCGCTATCTGGAAACTGCGGAGGCAGTCAAGAAGGTCTATTATCCGGGGCTCCCGACGGCTCAGGGCTACGAAATCAACAAGCGGCAGGCGAAAAATGGCGGTGCCATGATTTCCTTTGAACTGAATGGAAATTACGATGTCCGGAAATTTTTCAAGGGCCTGAAACTGATTTCGCTGGCAGAAAGTTTGGGAGGCGTTGAAAGTCTCGTGTGCCATCCGGCTACCATGACGCATGCGTCGATACCCAAGGAAATTCGCGAGAAGGTGGGCATTACCGACGGTCTGATTCGCCTCTCGGTGGGCATTGAAAAGGTGGACGACCTCATTCTAGACTTGAACTCGGGCATCCAAGCCTCACTCACGTAG
- a CDS encoding O-acetylhomoserine aminocarboxypropyltransferase/cysteine synthase family protein, which translates to MTTQNKLHFETLQIHVGQETADPTTDSRAVPIYQTTSYVFHNAQHAADRFALKDAGNVYGRITNTTQGVLEQRIAALEGGVAGLALASGAAAITYAITALAHKGDHVVAQRTVYGGTFNLLQHTLRDFGIETTFVDTHSLKDVESAIKENTKLIFIETLGNPNSDIPDIDAIAAIAHKNKIPLVIDNTFGTPYLIRPIEHGADIVVHSATKFIGGHGTTLGGVIVDSGKFDWEASGKFPHLTEVNKSYGLSFTKAAGAAAYVVYIRTILLRDEGAAISPFNAFLLLQGTETLSLRLDRHVENTKKVLDYLTKHPKVSRVNHPSLPNHPDHELYQKYFPNGGGSIFTFDIKGGQEEAFKFIDNLKIFSLLANVADVKSLVVHPYTTTHAELTPEELAAANITPATIRVSIGTEHYEDIIADLENGFAAI; encoded by the coding sequence ATGACGACCCAGAACAAACTTCATTTTGAAACCCTCCAGATTCACGTTGGCCAGGAAACCGCAGATCCCACGACCGATTCCCGTGCCGTTCCTATTTATCAGACCACTTCCTACGTTTTCCACAATGCTCAGCATGCTGCAGACCGTTTTGCTTTGAAGGATGCGGGTAACGTCTACGGGCGCATTACCAATACGACCCAGGGAGTTTTGGAACAGCGTATTGCCGCGCTGGAAGGCGGTGTGGCGGGCCTTGCGCTTGCAAGTGGTGCAGCCGCAATTACCTATGCGATTACCGCTCTTGCCCATAAGGGCGATCACGTGGTGGCCCAGCGTACGGTTTACGGTGGCACCTTCAACTTGTTGCAGCACACGCTCCGCGACTTCGGTATTGAAACGACCTTCGTGGACACCCACAGCCTCAAGGACGTGGAAAGCGCTATCAAGGAAAACACAAAGCTCATCTTTATCGAAACGCTCGGTAACCCGAATTCCGATATTCCGGATATCGACGCGATTGCTGCAATCGCCCACAAGAACAAGATTCCGCTGGTCATAGACAATACCTTTGGAACGCCGTATTTGATTCGTCCCATCGAACATGGTGCCGATATCGTGGTGCATTCCGCGACGAAGTTTATCGGCGGTCACGGTACGACTCTCGGCGGCGTGATTGTGGACAGTGGCAAGTTCGACTGGGAAGCTTCGGGTAAGTTCCCCCATCTGACCGAAGTGAACAAGAGCTACGGTCTCTCTTTTACCAAGGCCGCGGGCGCTGCTGCCTATGTGGTTTATATCCGCACCATTCTCCTCCGTGACGAAGGGGCTGCCATTTCTCCTTTCAATGCCTTCCTCCTGTTGCAGGGGACTGAAACCCTCTCGCTGCGCCTGGATCGTCATGTGGAAAATACCAAAAAAGTTCTGGATTATCTCACCAAGCACCCGAAGGTTTCCCGCGTGAATCACCCGAGCCTGCCGAACCATCCGGACCACGAACTGTACCAGAAGTATTTCCCCAATGGCGGTGGTTCCATCTTTACCTTCGACATCAAGGGTGGTCAGGAAGAAGCCTTTAAGTTCATTGACAACCTGAAGATCTTTAGCTTGCTTGCCAACGTGGCCGACGTGAAGAGCCTGGTGGTTCACCCGTACACGACGACCCATGCGGAACTGACTCCAGAAGAATTGGCCGCTGCCAATATCACTCCGGCGACAATCCGTGTCTCTATCGGTACGGAGCACTATGAAGATATTATCGCCGACCTGGAAAACGGTTTTGCCGCTATCTAG
- a CDS encoding RBBP9/YdeN family alpha/beta hydrolase: MHYLIIPGLNNSGPSHWQTFWTKSLPSASRVYQRCWDKPQKEEWVETLDKFIRQQKDDTILVAHSLGVVTTVLWLLRAGRQGSIPSNIKGAFLVTPADVERVAHIQNFAPIPSEKLPVPACVVGSENDPYMTLERVEFFAKVWGTRLFNAGALGHINSESNLGEWEQGRKFLAEFEGGL, translated from the coding sequence ATGCACTATTTGATAATTCCTGGTTTGAATAATTCGGGCCCCAGTCATTGGCAAACTTTTTGGACAAAGAGTTTGCCAAGTGCGAGTCGTGTTTATCAGCGTTGCTGGGATAAGCCGCAAAAAGAAGAATGGGTGGAAACCCTTGACAAATTCATTCGCCAGCAAAAAGACGATACGATTCTAGTAGCGCATAGCTTGGGCGTTGTAACGACTGTCCTTTGGCTCTTGAGGGCCGGACGGCAGGGGAGCATTCCTTCAAATATTAAAGGAGCGTTCCTGGTAACGCCCGCCGATGTGGAGAGGGTCGCCCATATCCAAAATTTTGCGCCGATTCCTTCCGAAAAATTACCGGTGCCTGCATGTGTCGTAGGCAGTGAAAACGATCCGTATATGACTTTGGAACGCGTTGAATTTTTTGCTAAAGTTTGGGGAACGAGACTATTCAACGCGGGTGCTCTGGGCCATATCAATTCGGAATCTAACCTCGGTGAATGGGAACAGGGACGCAAGTTCCTTGCGGAATTTGAAGGTGGATTATAA
- a CDS encoding ISL3 family transposase — protein MSKLYKSIFNVNGCSVVKQEQTDTTVTITVRLTKGNASRCGCCGRKGKLYDNGREQRVWRTLDLGTKMGFIRMDTYRVKCKKCGVKTVKVPWASHRSGFTDAFEQQVAWAVCSMSKKAVAKQLRIAWNTVGEIADRVWDCLDTRPIKAGCIFRRIGIDETSYKKGHKYITVVVDHDRRCVIWVHEGYGKEVLDLFMRELSEEQRKGVELVTCDGAKWIRSSIEEFLPNAERCVDSFHVVQWATEALDKVRVETWKEARKENRNQKRGRGRPTKDSVPKDRTAEGIKNSRYALGKAPENLNESQQRKIELIASRYPRLYRAYQLKEELRIILKMGYDDARENLDRWLWRASHSRIGSVKDLYAKIKRNYDGILNTIRLGVSNARIEATNNKIKLLIRTAYGFRNMNNMLSLIMLSCSYVDVKIAYEWESESRESSSKAA, from the coding sequence ATGTCAAAATTATACAAATCCATCTTCAATGTCAACGGCTGTTCAGTCGTCAAGCAGGAGCAAACCGACACCACGGTCACCATCACGGTAAGACTCACCAAGGGCAACGCCAGCAGGTGCGGCTGTTGTGGGCGAAAAGGGAAGCTCTACGACAACGGCCGGGAACAGAGGGTATGGCGGACGCTCGATCTCGGCACGAAGATGGGCTTCATCAGGATGGACACCTACAGGGTGAAGTGCAAGAAATGCGGCGTAAAAACGGTGAAGGTGCCGTGGGCAAGCCACAGGTCAGGCTTCACCGACGCCTTCGAGCAGCAGGTCGCATGGGCCGTATGCAGCATGTCGAAAAAGGCTGTCGCAAAGCAGCTACGCATCGCCTGGAATACCGTGGGGGAAATTGCCGACCGCGTATGGGATTGCCTGGACACAAGGCCGATCAAGGCAGGCTGCATCTTCAGGCGCATAGGCATCGACGAGACCAGCTACAAGAAAGGGCACAAGTACATAACGGTGGTAGTGGATCACGACAGGCGCTGCGTGATCTGGGTCCACGAGGGCTACGGGAAGGAGGTGCTGGACCTCTTCATGAGGGAACTCAGCGAAGAGCAGCGCAAGGGCGTGGAGCTTGTGACTTGTGACGGAGCCAAGTGGATAAGGTCAAGCATCGAGGAGTTCCTGCCCAATGCCGAACGGTGCGTGGACAGCTTCCATGTCGTACAGTGGGCGACAGAAGCCCTGGACAAGGTCCGTGTGGAAACCTGGAAGGAGGCCCGCAAGGAAAACCGCAATCAGAAACGGGGCCGAGGCAGGCCCACGAAGGATAGCGTCCCGAAGGACCGCACCGCGGAGGGGATAAAGAACTCCAGGTACGCTCTGGGCAAGGCTCCAGAGAACCTTAACGAAAGCCAGCAGAGAAAAATAGAACTCATAGCAAGCCGCTATCCGCGTCTCTACAGGGCATACCAGCTCAAGGAGGAACTGCGCATCATCCTGAAGATGGGCTATGACGATGCCAGGGAAAATCTGGACAGGTGGCTGTGGCGTGCAAGCCACTCACGCATCGGCTCAGTCAAGGATCTGTACGCAAAGATCAAGCGTAACTACGACGGAATCCTCAACACAATCAGGCTGGGCGTGTCAAACGCAAGGATCGAGGCGACGAACAACAAGATAAAGCTACTGATACGGACTGCCTATGGCTTCAGGAACATGAACAACATGCTGTCGCTGATAATGTTGAGCTGTTCCTATGTCGATGTAAAGATAGCCTACGAATGGGAATCGGAATCGAGAGAATCATCTAGCAAGGCTGCCTAA
- a CDS encoding carboxymuconolactone decarboxylase family protein: protein MARVKFIESAEEAQGKAKEAYEKLVAAGKITNMKRALLQDYATYDAFMGWYTSWNRLVEVVGLRASTIYAHAISTTNSCQLCSLFFISDLKALGIDPKDFEFDEKEGLLIELAHQIVKDPTKVSDELIASLKKFFSDSELVTVVGFAAQMIATNNFNSVLKIDVDQRLLPIVDEFKPATWRENIK, encoded by the coding sequence ATGGCAAGAGTAAAATTTATCGAATCTGCCGAAGAAGCCCAGGGCAAGGCCAAGGAAGCCTATGAAAAGTTGGTTGCTGCAGGCAAGATTACCAACATGAAGCGGGCGCTGCTCCAGGATTACGCTACCTATGATGCCTTTATGGGTTGGTACACGAGCTGGAACCGCCTTGTAGAAGTGGTGGGACTCCGAGCTTCGACCATTTATGCACATGCGATTTCTACCACCAACAGTTGCCAGCTCTGCTCGCTGTTCTTTATTAGCGACTTGAAGGCTCTGGGAATCGATCCGAAGGATTTTGAGTTCGACGAAAAGGAAGGGTTGTTGATTGAACTTGCTCACCAGATCGTGAAGGATCCGACTAAGGTTTCCGACGAGCTGATCGCTAGCTTGAAGAAGTTCTTTAGCGATAGCGAATTGGTGACGGTCGTAGGATTTGCTGCTCAGATGATCGCGACGAACAACTTCAACTCGGTTCTGAAAATCGATGTGGATCAGCGTCTGTTGCCCATCGTAGATGAATTCAAGCCTGCTACATGGCGCGAAAACATCAAGTAG
- the bioB gene encoding biotin synthase BioB, translated as MKAGDEKKFSRAECLQILNLPDDALENLMETAYSLRTKYKGNRVSIQILTNVRSGNCTQNCAYCAQSRDSKAPIEKYRSVSDEKLDSNNNLVNEFHLSRHCIGLSGMGFTDKEIENLAERIARMKKSGTHICCSIGFLTEHQARVLKAAGLDRINHNLNTSRRFYPEICSTHTYERRIQNIQMLQRVGFEICCGGIIGMGESKEDVVDMLLDLVAINPESVPINFLLPVKGTRLAERDVSNLTFEYCMKILCLARLLLPKSDIRCAAGREVYFKGHEKELFKVVDSVFASGYLTEGGQSLSETFKTIENAGFTWFVESADP; from the coding sequence ATGAAGGCTGGTGACGAAAAGAAATTTTCCAGAGCGGAATGTCTGCAAATTTTGAATTTACCGGACGACGCACTTGAAAATTTAATGGAAACAGCTTATTCGCTTCGTACCAAATACAAGGGCAACCGCGTCAGTATTCAGATTTTGACGAACGTGCGAAGTGGAAATTGCACACAGAATTGTGCCTATTGTGCTCAGTCGCGTGATTCAAAAGCACCGATTGAAAAATACAGAAGCGTCTCCGATGAAAAACTGGATAGCAATAACAATCTTGTAAATGAATTCCATTTGTCCAGACACTGCATTGGGCTTTCGGGCATGGGATTTACCGATAAGGAAATTGAGAATCTGGCGGAACGCATTGCCCGCATGAAAAAGTCGGGGACACATATTTGCTGTTCTATCGGATTTTTGACAGAACACCAGGCGCGCGTTTTAAAGGCTGCAGGCCTTGACCGTATCAATCATAATTTGAATACGAGCCGCCGTTTTTATCCTGAAATTTGCAGTACGCACACATACGAGCGTCGCATTCAAAACATTCAAATGCTGCAACGTGTCGGCTTTGAAATTTGTTGTGGCGGAATTATCGGAATGGGTGAATCCAAAGAAGACGTTGTTGATATGCTTTTGGATTTGGTGGCTATCAATCCTGAATCGGTGCCGATAAACTTTTTGTTGCCAGTCAAGGGAACTCGTCTTGCCGAACGTGATGTTTCGAATCTTACATTCGAATATTGCATGAAGATTCTTTGCCTTGCACGCTTATTGCTCCCGAAATCGGATATTCGTTGTGCTGCCGGTCGTGAAGTCTATTTTAAGGGGCACGAAAAGGAACTTTTCAAAGTGGTCGATTCCGTTTTTGCGTCGGGTTATCTGACCGAGGGCGGTCAATCCTTATCCGAAACTTTTAAGACGATTGAAAATGCAGGTTTCACTTGGTTTGTAGAAAGTGCAGATCCATAA
- a CDS encoding PLP-dependent cysteine synthase family protein translates to MHYYESMQALIGHTPLVRLSHVGVPEGVKLFAKLELWNPSGSVKDRTGLYMVNAALEEGSLKPGGTIIEATAGNTGLGIAFAALNRGLRVIFVVPNKFSQEKQILLRALGAELINTPREEGMLGAEKKAEELLKTIPGAVSLRQFRNPANPRAHYETTGPEIYKDLDGHVNYVVAGAGSGGTYSGILHYLKEKNPKIQGVLADPVGSTIGGGEHGDYNIEGIGNDFIADTMDISLVDRVIKINDEDAFGGARELAQKEGIIAGSSSGAAFAAAKKLIAAGARGNIVFVAPDRGDRYFSKGLYV, encoded by the coding sequence ATGCACTACTATGAATCCATGCAGGCCTTGATTGGCCATACTCCGCTGGTAAGGCTTTCTCATGTCGGTGTCCCTGAAGGTGTAAAACTTTTCGCGAAACTGGAACTGTGGAATCCGTCGGGAAGCGTCAAGGATCGCACGGGCCTTTACATGGTCAATGCTGCCTTGGAAGAGGGATCGCTGAAACCGGGCGGAACCATTATCGAAGCGACGGCGGGAAATACGGGACTTGGAATTGCCTTTGCCGCCCTGAATCGTGGCCTGCGGGTGATTTTCGTGGTACCGAATAAGTTCTCCCAGGAAAAGCAGATTCTTTTGCGGGCTCTGGGTGCAGAACTCATCAACACACCTCGTGAAGAGGGCATGCTGGGAGCTGAAAAGAAAGCGGAAGAGCTTTTGAAGACGATTCCCGGTGCGGTTTCGCTGCGCCAGTTCCGCAATCCGGCGAATCCCCGCGCCCATTACGAAACCACGGGACCTGAAATCTATAAGGATTTGGATGGCCATGTCAACTATGTGGTGGCGGGTGCAGGGAGCGGCGGAACTTATTCTGGAATCCTCCACTACCTCAAGGAAAAGAATCCGAAAATCCAGGGTGTGCTTGCCGATCCCGTGGGCTCTACCATAGGTGGCGGCGAACATGGCGATTACAATATCGAAGGAATCGGAAACGATTTCATAGCCGATACCATGGATATTTCGCTGGTGGACCGGGTTATCAAAATTAATGACGAGGATGCCTTTGGCGGGGCCCGTGAACTTGCCCAGAAAGAAGGGATTATCGCCGGTTCTTCTTCCGGTGCGGCCTTTGCTGCTGCAAAGAAGTTGATTGCAGCGGGCGCCCGGGGAAACATTGTCTTTGTGGCACCCGACCGCGGAGATCGTTACTTTAGCAAGGGCCTGTATGTCTAG